In Daphnia magna isolate NIES unplaced genomic scaffold, ASM2063170v1.1 Dm_contigs112, whole genome shotgun sequence, the sequence TAAAGGGAGAGTTTTAAGTTTGATAGTAAGAGCAGTTTAAGTTGAAAGAGTCAGTGGGTCTTTTGTTGCCAAAGAGACCCGAACGCTTTGCCGAGGGGCGTTCTCGTTGCAGTCAGCTTCACAAAAAATATACCGGTTCAAAAAAGGaaggttcgaaggaccatgttcGGAAGGAATCGTGTGTCTAGCGTTACCTTACCGAATTGAGTTGTAAATAATTAAAGTTGATGACACAAGTTTGAGATTGCGACGCTGACTGTATTGTCTGACTCGTTGGATAGATAGCTTGAGACTCTCTCGGCCCGACCCCCTCCAAAATATGACATTGACACCAGGGGGGGGGAAAGGGCACAAAGAATCAGTACAGTCGGGCGGGTGACAAGGGGCCACCTATCGGGGGCCCCGAAGATCGTATTCCCGTAAATGGGCCGGAATCCTGGTTGTTCGGCCGGATCTCATCGTCGGCCGTTGGGGACGTCTTTCGTTTCCAACAAACTCAAATAAACTGAATGTACTGAACCTAAATGGAAACAATCATAAATTATCTTGATTTGTTTAATGTGCAGAGGAAATTAAATACACTGAACAATTGTTTGACTCGCCTCTACAACTGAATTCTGTCTAATAGGCAGTATCGTCCTAACTTCTTAGTTACTTCGAATGCCCCATTGATTAAAGATTAAATTGCCTATATCAATCAGTAACTGTCATTCAAtccacaaaacaaacacaaacctGTAAATCAGATGACATTAGCAATGTCGTCTGAGTAAGAGTTTCTTTATTTTACCGCTAGATGACACAGGTAGACACGTTTTACTGATTTGGTCTAACTGATTGTATGTCCTATTGTTAGAATCAAATGAATCTCTGAGTGAGCATGCCTGATCAACTATAAAAGCATGTGTTAGTAGACAAATTCAAAAagtattttctttctctcttttttgaaTATTCAATTTCTGCAAGCTACCTAAGCAGACCAGGTCTTTGTGAcgattttccctttctttctcaACAGAACTGATTTACACCGACTACTTTAACAGACGAGGTCCCTGCTGACAACCTTTATTAACAAGTGAATGTATATATTCATTTGCCAACTAAGTAAATTGATACCGGGAAATATTGCCAAGAGCAAAATTAACTGGATCAATAAGCGCAACACATACTTGTCTAATAAATTATAGTTTTCCTTGTCAGGATTTCTCCTTTTTCCGCCACCATTAAATTAGACCAGGTGTTAAAGCTATAGGTTTCCACAACTTAATGGTGACGGTTGCCAAAGCCAATTGGGAATCTTGATATCGTCTGCTGGTCTGTTCataaagtttttttattctttattactGACTTCACTTTTGAACTATCTCTCGTACGGTAACTATTATCTCCCGAATTATATATCTTTGTCTTGTCTTTAATACTATATTACTGACTACTTATTATAAAGACTGGTTACTAAACGTATTCCGTGTGTCATATTATGTCTTTAAGTAATCTGTTTCAACAGAACCATCTCATTACTTATCTTCTTCATCTCAGCTTAATGAAGAAAGTGATGCCGATACACAGAAAGATTTGTTCGAGGAGTCATCAGGTTAAAATCcacttgtttatttttttaaacagttgTTTTAATGTGTGGATTTACTGTCTTAGATGAAAGTGATCACGAAAACTCAACGGATGGTTCAAATGTCGCCGATAGACAAAACATAGATGATGATGAGGATAGTTTATATCATAAACCGTCTTCTGGTGTTTCTGAAAGCAACACCCTTGCGTCCCTTAGTTCATCGACCATTTTAACAGCTTTGGAAAATACGGCAGAAGAAAACTGTGGTTCCGTGTTAGTAAATAACCATTCAACACCCTCTCGTCATCAGCAGGTAAATATTTATATCCGAAAAGCTTTGATTCCCATGACTTGACTGTACCATTTTTTTAGATGTTGGATATGAAAAACCGAATCAGCGATCTTGAGAGTGAAAATGGTTTTCTTTACCCCAAGGTGGATGAAAAGGACGAGGAAATTGAATCCCTTAAAGCTGATATTCTTCAATTACAGAGCAAAAATCCAGATAATTTGGTTGAGAGTAAATTAACCATTAAGTCCTCATTTTATTTGAACGAAATGTGAACTATCCCACTTTCTATCTAGGAATTACTGCTGCACTTTCGGGAGTTAATGGAACGACGAGAGTTTCCGTGAACGAAGACAATACTGCTGCCACTCATAACGTCTCAAGACACTCAACGTCAAGGGAGCACGTAATGGTAAACGACtcattattttcaaaaatgccATGCCATACTAATATTCCTTTTTACAGGTACAACTAGTTCAAGGGCACAATTTGAGAATCGAGAAATCTGATCTGAAATTTGCCATTACTATTGGAAGGCTATCGAGCGGAAATCTCCACCTAATGGTCAACAAAATTATGGAATCCATTTACACCCGTGTGTTTATGAGTAATCACACGTTGACCGGAATGGCCCCTAGGGCAAAGAAAGTCGGAAACACGCCGCCAACACCGGTTAAGCCTGATTTTCCCAGGGAAGATGTTTTAGCTATAACTCGTAAGTTTTTTTTGGTCCAGCTGTTTCAAGATAAATTAAAACGTTTCTATTCGTTTTCAGTATTCATGATTCAAGCATGGAAGGTTTATCACAACCAAGTGATCAAACCAAAGGATGAGAGAGTTGCAATACGCTCAAAATGGTCGACCGAGAGTAGGGCCATTCTGGCAATCAACACAACGGATTTGGAACCTGGCGTAAACACCATAGATGAAGCCAACGAAAATTCTGCAAATTAGTTATTCCTAAAGTCACGATTTCACGCGATTTCACCATATCTAGGCAAATAGAATTTGCCTGTTaaggtttttaatttttaaccTAGCTCCCATCACAATCCATGACTCAGttattcaatcatttttttatcgGATTGATGGATCTCTTAACTATTTGTTGTTTCGAAACTGGGGTGTTCTTATTTGGGGTGTTATCTTAattaatgttttaaaaatttgtcttTCCAAATTGTAACCCTATTTATGTAACCCATGTTAATCTGCTGTCAGACCCAGAAAGTGTTAccacttaataaaattaaaggtagcattaataacaaattattGTATTTCATTTATTGAGCGACGAGGGGGAAGGGaggtaatatatatatacgaacTAAAGCTAGTGAAAACCCTAGCTGATCATGCAAATATAGAACTCAATAGTGTATGTCCGTTTCCTACTCATCATATCATACCTACCTACGCCTTAACTGCGCATATTAGTGGATAACTAGTAAGCGCAGAGCAGGAAATAGCAAGTATGTTTCAGAGAAAACCCATGCTAGGGGAAACCATCTATGCAACAGTATGCATGACAGCAGACAGCTACCTAGTTCCTCACAAGGGACTAGCTTACATTTTCATACGGGGAAGACTGTCGTTCTTTACCCAGCAGACGAGCCGGTTGCCATAGCAACGCTCACCATCCTAACAACCCCCCTCAAGATTAATTAAATCATATCCATACATGACAATCAGATGTGTAAACATTTGGATCAAAATTGCGAGATAAAATGATTGCATGGTTTCTTTGTTCTTGCGCTTCTCCTCGGGGCTGCTTGGGACGTCTCTGCAAATCTCACCGGGCCAGGTGTCTTCTTCCTGGTCGTGTTCTCCGACCGTATTGCTGGTGGTGGTACGGGATCGATGGTGAAGTCCTTTCGCACGAATTGACGATTTCTCCAGTACACTAGGCCACTTGGCAGGTGGATGCGGTAATCGTGGTTCGGACCGATTTCAACGATTACTCCACGTTTGTCCCATCGTTTGGATGATGAGTCTTGAATACGAACGGGGCAGTCAACCTCCAGAGGTTTCAGGAGTCGGGATCGTTGGTCGTAGTGCTCCCTTACTGGTGCTCCCTCTCGGTCTCCGACACACGTTCGCACAACTCCCAAGCATCCAGCCACTTCCAAGCATACGATCGGTGATAAGCCGGAACGAGCGATCGGAGTGGATGGCTAAATACCACTTTCGCCGGTGACAAGCCGTGGGACTTGGGTGTGTTTCGCCACTCCAATAAGCCACGGATGAAAGGTTCAGATTCAATCCGGCCCAATGATGAAGTGGTGATGATTATCTTTTCCATTGCCTTCACGGCGGCTTCAGCGTGACCGTTTGCCTTTCAGTAATGCGGCGTAGAAGGTTGAAGGCAGATTCTCCATCTTGagagaaaattttgaaattccaCTGATAAAAATTGTGGTCCACCGCCCGTCCGGGCGGTGGACCGGGACGCCTGTGTCCACAAAATTGCCGACGAGGGCCTTGATGACATCAGCCGATGTGACATCACGGCCGTACCATGCATGGATGGACGGCAAACCGGACAGGCAGTCCACATAGATGAGATGATGGTTTCCTTTGTGGCTGAAAAGGTCTGCCGAGGTATCCTGGAAGATGCGCGACAGGGCCGGATCGAACCTCAACGGCTGGTTATGAAGGCTGGGCAGGATCTCTTATTGTTTGCATAGGTTTGCCACTACCGTCTTTTCGTGTGCTCGATTCCTTTATGTAATGCGTGAAGGGCGGTAAAGACAGCCAGCCGTTCAGACGAGGGGATTACAATTCGGTTGCCAAATAAGACCAGACCGTCGTCAAACCAAAAATCACTCAAAATTTTCCAGTAATACCGGATGGTCTCATCTGTTCGATCCGGGTGACCTACGAATCCAGTTTCGACCGCCTGCAGAAAACGTTGGTACTGGGCGTCGGCTTGAGCTGccatttgcaatttttttagaatAGGATTTTCCAAATGTCTAGGGCCCGAACCTTCCGCGGAAAATATGGACACTGCTTGACACTGTATGATGTGACGACTGTGAGTTGCGGAATCTTCTGCCTCCGCCGTATCTTCACCGGACGGGTCGACAGGGCACGTAACAGCGCGTCAGGAATGGCGTGTTCAGAGCCTTTGCGCTACAcagttttgaaaataaatcgTGAAATGCACTCTTTCATACGTTGTAAGCGGGGTTTTTCGTCTGCGTCAAGGGTGTAGCGGTCCGAGATTGCTACCAGGGGCTGGTGGTCGACTATAAGGGTAAATTGGTGGAGCCCTAGGATGTACAATCGGCATTCATGCATGGCCCATTCTACCGCTTTTAAGTCGAGTTCTACCATGACATAGCGACTTTCCGTGTCGCTGATCAATCGCGAACCACAATGAATCAGCCCCCAGTGGCCGTCCTGGCGTTGCAATAACGCAAATCCGAGGCCATTTTTCCGGGACGCATCGGTCTGCAGCACTGTTTTGCATCAGGGCTGAAAGTAGACAAGATAGGTGGTTATGTAAGTGCGGTATGATGGCCTGAAAAGCCGAATCATGGTCCGTGTTCTATACAAATGGTGTACCACTCTTAAACAATGGGCGGAGTGGTGACGCTGCTTTCGCAACATCCGCCGAGAAATCTGCCAGATGGGTCACGAGTCCAAGAAAGGCCGTaattaaaacgaaaccaacGTAATTCCGTGATATTTGTTGGTGCTGGAAACACGCCGCAATTTTGTCAAGGTCTGCAGCGATGCCAGATCGACCGACCAGATATCCAGAGAATTTCACTTCTGGCACTGCAAATTGAACTTTCGAACGCCGTAAAGTGTTTTTGTGTTGCCGGCAGCGGTGCAAGAAATTCCATGTGTCCTCTAGGTGGGTTGTGAAGTCGTCGGAGGAGAGCAAGAAGGCGTCTACGACATTAGTTACTCGAGGAGTCCGTCGATGGCCGCCGCCATACGGTGACAAAATTCATCTCCCGTCGATATTAGTCCCATTGTACCTCGTAAAAATTTGAATGGGCCCCATGGAGTGATAAAGTTGTTCAGAAGCTGGCTTGAGGGGTCCAACGCTACTTGCCAATAGCCGTTTGCAGCGTCGTATGTCGAGAATCACCGAGCGGACGGGGGAACACTAGAAACTGCGTCTTTTGGGGTCACCAAAGGATGGAATGGGCGCCGGACATGACAATTGAGTTGGGTTAGATTACACAAATCCGTACTATTCCGTTCCCTTTGAGCGCGACCACCAACGGGTGCACCCAGCCGGTGGGTTCCATCACCGGTTCAATTATATTCTGGGCCACCATATCGTCCAACAAAATCTTGGCCGGTTCACGCTGCTTGAATGGGATAGGCCGGCACCCATGAACAGCGAACGGGATAGCATCGGGTTTGAGCTCGATAGTCATCGCCGGTCCGTCAAATTGTTTTAGTGGGCCCGTTTCATCAAATACATCCGAGAATACCGAGAACATTGCTTCATTTATAGCTGAGATCTGACTAGGATCAATCGGATTGAAGGGAAACGGGCAAGCTGCATCGGATGAACTGCTGCGTACTTGGGAGATCTTTTGGAGAATCTTTTGGAGGATTCCAAGGTCAACACAAGTGAACCAAGATACCAACATTCCGTCGTATTCGGGACAAACGATGACTGGGGTGGTGGAAACCTGTTTGCCATATCTGAGGATAACGGTGACGCTTTCAACCGATTCCAACGATAGTCCGTTTGCCGCCACAAATTAATCAGTACCGCGGTGATCGAGATTTTTTACGTCCTCACCCAGAAGGCGGAGCTGTTTGAAGCCCATGATTGTTGCTTCCGCGCCACAGGGTGGAATTGCAATAAGTGGTGCAATCACATTCCCATCTGGTCTCAACAATTCCACCATAATAGTCGGAGCCCGGCGGGACACTGCTATATTTGAAACGTGCACTCGACGGTGGTGGATCTCTGAAGCCTGAATCTGGGATACCTTTTTTCGAAGGGCACACGGTGGCAAAATAGCCTACCATATTGCAAGCTTTGCACTCTTTGCCAATCGCGGAACATAAGGGACGATTCGCGGTGTGGGCGGCATAGCCGCAACTAGTGCAATCGTTAGTCTCCGAGCCATATGTCGATGACCGGCAGTTACTTCGTGAACGATGACGCCCACGACTACCACCGCAGAAAGATTTGGAACTCGTTGGATGTCCACTGACCTGGAGCATTACTTGCGGGTGGTGAAATCATAACTCGTTTGTACCGGCAGCCTTCTAACTACGGCATAGTGCCACCGCCGCTGACAAGCTTAGGAAAGGTGATATCGATAATAATTTCTTTCGCGTTTCCTGGTCGCAAATTCCACTCATAATGCAGGTTGTCATTCTCGTGCCCCAACAAGTAGAGCATAGTTCCGCACACACAGCAATACGTTGCAAACGAATGTAATATTGATCGAAGCTCTCACCTGCCACTTAATTACACTCATCGAACTCGACGCGATCCAACCCCACACTTCTTTGCTTCCGCAAATATTGTTGAATTTTGTCTAGAACGATGTCCGGCGTCAATGTGCCATTTTGTCGAACTTTTAACACCATTTCCGTCAACTGGAGCATTCCGGTCGACAGGACCATCCATAGAACTGCTACTTGTTCCGTCGACGGATGTTCTTTCAGGTGTTTTAAGGTGTACAGATCATCCCACTTAGACCGCCAGCTGATGAAGTCACGAAACGAAATGTCCGCTTGGAGTTGTTTCAGACTGAAAACGTTGATGCGGCGTCTACTTATAGAGCCACGGTCCTCCTCGTCTGAATGGCCGCTATGATTCACCCTCCCACGGCATATCAATTCATCCAACGTGGTGTTCATTTTTCGTAGTTCCTCAGCGTGAGCTAACCGCTCGTTCGACCACGTGCTTGACAGTTTGTTCAGCCAACAACGCCTGTACCATCTCCATCGTGACCACGTTTGAACCACGTGTCTCTGGCGCCGGAGGTACCTCCTCTCTTGTTGTTGGGGCGCCCACAACATTTCGTTCTTCATCCACATTCGACATGTTACCTAATTCGGGAGGGGTAATTCTCCCTCGTTCAGTTGTGTAATTACGCCGAATCATTCGGATGTGGTGGATTTTTTCGGATGCGCGTGTTCTTCTTCCCTAGGTCTGGTGTAATTTTGAATCACTCGGCTACAACTCAGGAATGTCAgctcgtttctttttcttttcttttacacCCAATAACTAATAACTTGAATAGAGATCGGATGACCCTACCAACTACGCCATGTTATGATCAACTTGGTTGTATCGCGCACACAAGGACAGACACGTTACACTCAAACTGTAGCAACCTCAAGACTGTCGTTTTTTACCCAGCAGACGAGCCGGTTGCCATAGCAACGCTCACCATCCTAACAAAAGCCGTTATTTTAAATTGGCATTAATTATTTTCTACGATAAATgtggttttttctttagctGAATCTTCTAGTTCTATCTACCAGTAGCCAGATGCTAGGTCAAGAATcgtaaaaaacttttttccgTGTAGTTGGTCAAGAGTGGTATCTATTCTTGGTAAAGAGAATGAATCTTTTACAGTGACGCTGTTTAATTTACGATAGTCTAGCAAAATCGTAAACTTCCGCCTTTCTCTTCTATGAGTGCAACAGGAGCCGCCGGGGGAAAGGTAGATAACTCGGCGATGTCTTTATCCAACATCTCTTTAATTTGTCGTTGTAGAGTAATACTCAATTGCGTCATCTTACTCTACGAAATATAGGGTTAAATGAACGAGGCGTTTTATCAGAATGCCGTGTATTTAGGGCTACAATCAAGACAAATAATAAGACTAATAATTattagaataaaaataacataCCGATAGGATGAGTACGGCGGCACGGCTGGTCGTAGGAGGCTCCAAGAGTGGTCGGGATCTCGAAAGGAGACTGACTGCTCGGGGTGAAAATCATGGCCTTTATATACCGAACGAGCCGGCCCGTGACCTACTTTTACATAATCAAGAGGAAGATGTGGGCCGTGTTAACCCACCCCGAGTCAAGTTGACAGTTCTTGACAGGTCGTTTAAAAGGGATTTAAACTAGAGTTAACGAGAGTAAAATAGAAATTCGGGGAGGGTGAATTATAGCTGCATAGGAAATTTATGGGGAAGTAAGTGAATTTGAGGTTTGTTAATGGCCCTGTAGAAAAGCCACCCCTAAACTAGATAATTAGcagaaataataatattagGCAAGGTTAAACAAGTAACTAAAACATTTAACTATCAGACGGTGAGACAAAGGTTTATTTATGAAGGGTTCGCGCTCTTAGGGAGGTGTCATGTTGCAGCACGTGTCATTACCCCCGCGCACATGGTATTCCGCGCTCTTGTCACCTCGCGCACGTGTCATCCCTTGCACGTGGCACACCGCGCACGTGTCACCCCCGCACGTGGTACTCTGCGCACGTGGTTTTTGTACCCCGTACACGTGTTGTTGTATTATGACAACGTGGTGTTTGGCCTAGATATTTAGGCCAGATTTCGTTACATGACTCCCCCTCCCGGAAGATTGCGTCCCGTAATCTTTTTTAGACGTCCGACTGCAAAGGTGGCAAAAACTGCCTGAGGTCGACTGGTTCGGAGATATTCATGACTTCGCATCTTCGTCGTTGTGGTCTGCGGATGTTTTGAAGTGTGCGATGGGTTGGTTTGCAGCAATTCGTTCAACATAGTTCAAAAATTCCGAACCAATCCAAAAGCTTGAAGGTCAGAGCGAGAATTATAAGGAGACCTGTAAGTGCCAGTATAATTTTGATTGTTTCCCACCAAGTTACATAATTTGAGAAGTCCGCTTTTTCCTTCGGTGTTAGTATAAGCGTTTTAATAGGGTACGATCCGCCGTTGTCGTTGATATTTTGTTCGGCCATCGCGGCTGCGATATCAGCTACGATATTCATGTGGCTTCCCGCCCAATTATCATAGGCAGGATTTGCTTGTGGTTCATACTCGTAGGTATTATCGTCATCGTATCGAAAAGTCGTGGGCTAGTCTCTTTCTGGTTGAATGAGTGTAGCTTCGGCTTTCGTCCAAGTGCCGTTCCGATAGACATGGTGTTTGCCGTGAAAGTTCACGTATTTCTCTCTCCAGTAGCACTCTCTATATGTAGCTAGTTCCCAGCCGTTTGTGGCTAtggtaaaatttttgaattttggttGCGGCCCGCATCGTGTGGTTTCGGTCGTGAAGGTGATGTTCATTCGCCTACATTGTTCAAGCAAGACGGTAGGGCCTACTGCTTTTATTGTCATACATTTCGGTAGCTGCAGTATATTTGCAGCTAGCCAACCGTCGTATTGTGCTGTCGATATGGCGAGTGTGCGTTTAGTTTGTATCAGTTCACATTGCGTGTTTCTTATCGTACGTATCATATAATTTTCTTGTTCGATCACTTTATCCCGTACGAATTGTACGTGTGCTGCCAATTTATTTTGACTTCTTAGTATGTAGTCTAATGGGCTGTTTGATCTGTTGTCGCTTGATAAATGTCCTGTTTGTTGGGGGCCAAGAATGGAACTTTGAGTCACTGCGTCTGACTCGCTCTCTCGCTCCCATATAAGAGTAAGATGGTTGTGTGTATGAGAGCCGTTGATACGTTAGCTTTGCCTAAAGGTGTGTCTATAATGTTGTCGTCTCCTTGGCGGATCAGCATGATGTCTTCTAGAGCACAGTTGATCACGCTGGGCGAAACGGTAGAGAACCAGGTGCCGCTGGTAGGTGGCTCTGTATTGAGGGTCCATTTCCCATCGACAAAGTGCATTTGTCTGTTTTcgcatttttttagttttcccATGATGTTGCAATCTTCGACAGAGGTATCCAGGGCTATAGTTTCGGGGACGATAATTTTTTGGCCGAAAAAATCGGTCGTGATGTGTTTGATTTTAGTCCATCTTCCACAGATGGTTCCTTGAAACTTGATGCCGCTCCGTCTGTTCGTCCAAAGTGTATACTCAGAGTTGAAACTAGCTCACCGAAACGTGAGCTTAGCTCAAGCTCTCCGCTCACGGCCTAAAAGTGAGCGgagctcaagctcaagctcgCACAAAAAAAGTTGAGCTTCGCTCAAGCTCACGTTCGCTCAAGCTCATTCCCAAGTTCTTTTTATAAATAGATTACCTTTGACAACTTACAATCAAAACGGTGTATTTTTTCAGATTTCCTTTCATGAGAAAGCGGTCAATGCTCAATGGTCTAACATTGAATGGGAATGACAAATCTCAAATGGATAGACCGAGAAAAGTAATTAATAAAATACACCAAGTTCAAATCATTGATCATTTTTGATGAGTCTTCGATGGAGAACTCTTCCATTTCCTAGATGAAACACCGTTTTGTTTCATGAAGACGAGTTTATCGAAGTTGGAATCAGACAAATTACTTCGTTTCGGTACAAAGACGAGTCCTGCTGTACTAAAAAGTCGTTCGCATGCAGCGGAGGATGGTAACGCGCTGTTGAATTCCCTGAATATTCAAATTATGTTTAATTTCTTGTTACCAAAAGGACGAATg encodes:
- the LOC116930491 gene encoding stress response protein NST1-like gives rise to the protein MSSKKSSYLDSIHILFKVKSTGDYTVGTAGMISLPKLPLENLVLLDKIHSLMDSKAEIKIRLENLNGKRQVLVATIHEFSKKPTGRSEMEKLRTQMDASGEISNKIEKEEKKRADEQAKKKAEEEAKKKVEEQAKKKANEQTKKKAEEETKKKAEEQAKKKAEEQKKKEDEEQAKKEAEEASLKKKADTVKNNSHMPVAKKRLTYYNEDLNEESDADTQKDLFEESSDESDHENSTDGSNVADRQNIDDDEDSLYHKPSSGVSESNTLASLSSSTILTALENTAEENCGSVLVNNHSTPSRHQQMLDMKNRISDLESENGFLYPKVDEKDEEIESLKADILQLQSKNPDNLVERITAALSGVNGTTRVSVNEDNTAATHNVSRHSTSREHVMVQLVQGHNLRIEKSDLKFAITIGRLSSGNLHLMVNKIMESIYTRVFMSNHTLTGMAPRAKKVGNTPPTPVKPDFPREDVLAITRKFFLVYHNQVIKPKDERVAIRSKWSTESRAILAINTTDLEPGVNTIDEANENSAN